In Phyllopteryx taeniolatus isolate TA_2022b chromosome 1, UOR_Ptae_1.2, whole genome shotgun sequence, the following proteins share a genomic window:
- the LOC133481038 gene encoding vesicle transport protein SFT2B-like isoform X3 gives MRITTRTGPEYWRAYLREGAGRAGDQDVRTSQAATLAWGTRMKGFLLCFILGLLCSILGTCMLWLPGLGLIVFAVLYSVGNLCALASTMFLIGPCRQLKNMCAKERALATIIMLVCLVLTLCSAFLWKSNGLALLFCVLQFVAFSWDAIIKLCSVCF, from the exons ATGAGGATAACAACGCGGACGGGACCGGAATACTGGAG ggcctacctgagggaaggagctggaagagctggtgaccaggatgtg AGAACCAGTCAGGCAGCGACACTGGCCTGGGGGACAAGGATGAAAGGCTTCCTGCTCTGTTTCATTTTGGGGCTGCTGTGCTCCATTCTG GGCACATGTATGTTGTGGTTGCCTGGACTTGGTCTCATTGTGTTCGCTGTTCTGTACAGTGTGGGAAACCTCTGCGCTTTGGCCAG CACCATGTTCCTGATAGGGCCGTGCAGACAGTTAAAGAACATGTGTGCTAAAGAACGAGCACTGGCCACAATCATCATGCTG GTGTGTCTGGTACTGACACTGTGTTCAGCTTTCTTG tggaagagcaaCGGCCTTGCACTGCTGTTCTGTGTCTTGCAGTTTGTGGCGTTCAGTTG GGACGCCATCATCAAATTATGTTCTGTCTGTTTCTAA
- the LOC133481038 gene encoding vesicle transport protein SFT2B-like isoform X1 — MRITTRTGPEYWRAYLREGAGRAGDQDVRTSQAATLAWGTRMKGFLLCFILGLLCSILGTCMLWLPGLGLIVFAVLYSVGNLCALASTMFLIGPCRQLKNMCAKERALATIIMLVCLVLTLCSAFLWKSNGLALLFCVLQFVAFSWYGLSYIPFARDAIIKLCSVCF, encoded by the exons ATGAGGATAACAACGCGGACGGGACCGGAATACTGGAG ggcctacctgagggaaggagctggaagagctggtgaccaggatgtg AGAACCAGTCAGGCAGCGACACTGGCCTGGGGGACAAGGATGAAAGGCTTCCTGCTCTGTTTCATTTTGGGGCTGCTGTGCTCCATTCTG GGCACATGTATGTTGTGGTTGCCTGGACTTGGTCTCATTGTGTTCGCTGTTCTGTACAGTGTGGGAAACCTCTGCGCTTTGGCCAG CACCATGTTCCTGATAGGGCCGTGCAGACAGTTAAAGAACATGTGTGCTAAAGAACGAGCACTGGCCACAATCATCATGCTG GTGTGTCTGGTACTGACACTGTGTTCAGCTTTCTTG tggaagagcaaCGGCCTTGCACTGCTGTTCTGTGTCTTGCAGTTTGTGGCGTTCAGTTG GTACGGCCTGTCTTACATCCCATTCGCCAG GGACGCCATCATCAAATTATGTTCTGTCTGTTTCTAA
- the LOC133481038 gene encoding vesicle transport protein SFT2B-like isoform X2 has protein sequence MDKLKKVLSGEDEDNNADGTGILERTSQAATLAWGTRMKGFLLCFILGLLCSILGTCMLWLPGLGLIVFAVLYSVGNLCALASTMFLIGPCRQLKNMCAKERALATIIMLVCLVLTLCSAFLWKSNGLALLFCVLQFVAFSWYGLSYIPFARDAIIKLCSVCF, from the exons ATGGACAAACTGAAGAAGGTGCTGAGTGGCGAAGATGAGGATAACAACGCGGACGGGACCGGAATACTGGAG AGAACCAGTCAGGCAGCGACACTGGCCTGGGGGACAAGGATGAAAGGCTTCCTGCTCTGTTTCATTTTGGGGCTGCTGTGCTCCATTCTG GGCACATGTATGTTGTGGTTGCCTGGACTTGGTCTCATTGTGTTCGCTGTTCTGTACAGTGTGGGAAACCTCTGCGCTTTGGCCAG CACCATGTTCCTGATAGGGCCGTGCAGACAGTTAAAGAACATGTGTGCTAAAGAACGAGCACTGGCCACAATCATCATGCTG GTGTGTCTGGTACTGACACTGTGTTCAGCTTTCTTG tggaagagcaaCGGCCTTGCACTGCTGTTCTGTGTCTTGCAGTTTGTGGCGTTCAGTTG GTACGGCCTGTCTTACATCCCATTCGCCAG GGACGCCATCATCAAATTATGTTCTGTCTGTTTCTAA